In Gadus morhua chromosome 9, gadMor3.0, whole genome shotgun sequence, the sequence CAAACTATATATTTTGCCCCCTGGTGGATCTTTGCAGAAGAAATcaggcaatttatttattcatatttatttatttataacacCAAATGTATGGTACCCATTGCCGAAAAGAAAACCAGTAGGCAGTGTAATTGTCATTCCTCCTCAAGGCGTGGACAGAGCTCTAATTCCCCTCTCGGTTCACAAAGCTTTTGTTAACGTTTTGGCTATTGTGCTCTTCCAGTGCATGTCTTTCCCTTGCACTTCACACAATTggttttaaacatttaaaacgTTTTACTCACTCTGTTTCATCTGTATCTTTAGGTTGGCTGCACTTCGGAACTGAGAAGATATAACAGAAATAGCGGTTGGGCTATAAATGGTCACCGTGGGAGACAGACCAAATTAAAGGCAgcactggacacacacattgtgtgtgtgcgtgagtgaatgtgtgtgcgtgcgtgagtgaatgtgtgtgcgtgtgtgtttgtgtgcatgggtgaATTTGTTGAGGTGTTTTAACTGTTGGTACTTAATCAGCCTATTGATTACCTTCCCCTTGGTCTATAAATACACTTCCACACACTGGCCAGGAATAACACCTGAGAAGGCACAACTCCCGGCAgtttcccactctctctgtctctcacgaGGACCCATTTGCAATTCAATCCATCTCTTCTCTGTTTGGCACCTTTTCTAATACCCCCTTTGCCCTCCTTTTACCTTTTGGCTGAAAGAGAGGCCCTATTGTTTGTCTTCCTCAATTCTACTGGCGCTCATCTCCTCCCAGTCACACTACGTTCAcccagaaacatacacacacacaaaacatgcatAGAGAAGACTAACACACGCCCTCGCTAACAATCACAACTATGTTTTTGGGCGTTTGCTTTAACAACCTCCTTACAATACGGGATGAGAATGCGAGTAGATGTAGTATATATAGATAGGGAGGTTACAGGCTATACTATACTTGGGTGCATATGGTTTGAagttaaatatgtatttttgccCCCCTTGATGTGTTTTGGTCTTCTGTCAACCTGCGGTTTGACAGATGTCTGCCTGTATTGGGTGAGGGTATGAAGAGGGCCACTCTCATTCTGTCTATCAAAACTGCTCTTTAAGTGTTGACGAGACCAGTCAAGACGTGaggaattaaaaataaataaggtgcatataatacaaatattaattgTAGGTGTGTAAGCCTCAAACCAATATAACAGCTAATACCTTAGtggtattttttctttcttcttcgttTGTGTCTTATTTTCATGGTTTGTTGTGGGTTTCTCTGTATATTTTCTCCTTTGTTTTCATacatttatgttgtttttcctgCTGTCCACGTGGCATGCCTTACTCAGGGTGCAGGTGCTTGCATCGGCACTTTGTCCTTCTGTGCCTGAAGAGCAGCCTTTTAGGAGGCTAACAATAGTTGGCTGAAGCATTGAATGCTGTTGACTGCCATTTATCATACTGCTGCATGTCGCTGTCAAGAGGGTTCAAATGCATTGGGAGAAATGTAAGACCAATTctgattttaaaataaattctccTTACAAGCGAAGGTATAGGCTAAGTGTCACAGGCCAAAGGGGACTTTTGTGTGGacatctttttgtttttgttctgagGACATCGGTTTTGCTAAAAGATAGATTCATTGACTAACATCTCTCAAAGCTATTTCTTGGAAACCGGTCCCAGTCTCCACGTCTTATTTTCTGTTGATTTATATTTGCTGTATCTCATCTTACCAGTTGGCACATCTTTTCCACACATATTGAGAAGTATATGTCATTGAATGTGTACCACTAAACAGCAGAAATCAAGATGCAAATTGTATTACATTTTAGCTGGGTTGGTGTTGATTGTATTTTGACCAGGACCTTTCCACAAGGTTTGTTCTCTGTTTGGGGACATTAACCCCGCTGGCACAGAGACATAACAGAGAACACGGATCACCTTTGGAGTATATCCTTTGCTTTGAATATGGGAAGGGTTATTTATACTCATCATTACAGACCTCCCAGTGcatttgttttatatatttatcttgcTAAATAAAATCAATTTCCCTCCAATGCAAGTCTTGGGTTTTTGCTTCCATTGTTGTTTTCTAAGTGCCTATAAAGATGAATATGTGGCACCATGTTTAACCATAACTGCATATCCCCATCCACACTTGACTTTAATAAGCACCCTTTTCACTCAAGGGCGGAGTTTATTtattcgtgtgtgtatgtgtatgtatgtataggtGTATAggtgtaaaggtgtgtgtgtgtgtgtgtgtgtgtgtgtgtgtgtgtgtgtgtgtgtgtgtgtgtgtgtgtgtgtgtgtgtgtgtgtgtgtgtgtgtgtgtgtgtgtgtgtgtgtgtgtatatatatatgtatgtatgtatgtatgtatgtgtatatatatatatatatatatatatatatacacatagaaTTTTAGATCACATAGGTAAATATTTGCTCACTGCTTAACTCTCATGCGTGCTGACAGCTAGAAGGGGTCTGAATATACGGTGGGAGGCATAGTAGATTGTATATATGATAGGACCAGGCACCCCTACGTTTGCAAACATACATTGAGCCAGCCAAGCAAATCGCTGCCTACTACAAAACGGGAAGCCCTCCGGGAGTAGTAGTCTGGTGCCAGGTTTCACTGTAGTGTTTGTGgtattacaaaaaaacattagcATGCTCTGAAGCCTGGTGAAACGGGAACAGTCACAGTCGTTTAATGTGAGCCTTCGGAAACCACCTTGATAAACAAGGATATAAAGTTGAATCTAAAATTAACAAACTGTTTACATAGTCTGTTATTGTTTCTGTATTATGAAAATATTCAACAGTTTGGCCTTTTGGCATCATGCAGCCAGACATTATGTAGTTAGATCCACATACACGCACTAAGCACactaagcaaacacacactaagCATACACACTAAGCATACACACTAAGCATACACACTAAGCACACACAGAGGTAAATGGgtacagacagacgcacagaaaGATAGATGGATTGACAGATAGATAGCAAGTTCCTTGGTAAAGCGGTGTTTCCCACGGACGACCCCCTGAAACCTCCCCCAAGAGTTTCTCTCGTGTGACGTATCTTTCCATATTCGCGTATGGACGTGGACTTTGGGCGGCTCCTATTGGTTGTGAAAGCGTCTTATTGAGtcagtcagagagggagggtagaAACAACAAGCTGCCGTAGACGGAAGGGCTATAGTGGGATGCTTATAGCTGTCATCGAGGTAGGatacaacaaatacaaaaatgtgATGCTCCCTCTTACCAAGACGGACACAATTTCGTTTCCCGAAGATAAATAGAAAGCCTCCATATCGTGTGGCATGGATGTGTCTTGTTCTGCCGAGGGTTGCCATTGGATGGGGCGGGGTGATGTTTAGGTTCCGGTATAAAGCAAGATAGAAAACAGGCATTCGGAGAAATGTGGCACCGGCTACCAACGCAGTTATTTTGTACCCGAGAAAATGAGGAGTTTAGCCGCTTTTTATAGCCGGACTGCGGTCTAAGAAGACAATCTAGAGGGGCGACTGGAAATAGCGGATCTATGCGGATCCCATCTGCCCCCAGTCCGTCAATACGATGAGGATGCTATTTGCATTTTGTTGTCTCTTCCTGATTACCGGAGGAGCGGACCAGGTGACGACGGGCAAGTCCCCAAGCAACAGCGACAATACGAACGTGACGGCCGATAGCGACCGAAGGTATATTAGAATCGGCGACGGATCATCGCACGAATTTGAATTTCCCGAAAACACCAACGGCGTGATTGTTATCTCCAGTCAGTACCGGAGCACCAACGCGAGCAGGAAGGGGCGCGAGAGCTGGAAGCAGACGCTGAGCGTCCACTCGTTGGACCCGGAGGTTTTATCAATCCTGAATGTGACTGACGGTGGACGTGCGGGGCCAGTTAAAAGTTATATTATCACAATAAGGTCTGGTTTGCCAGGCACAGCACAGTTGCAGATCCAGCTCCTGGACCTAGATCAGGACGACGCCATGTCAGTTCTGATTGAAGAGAGGACAGACTACTCCATCAGGGTGTCAACGCCAGGAAGTGAGGATGCTTCCACCCTGCTCATTCAACCCGGGGGCTTTTCCCACTTCTCAGAGAACCCCGTGCTGTTTGCCTTGCTGCCCCTCATCTTCATCAACAAGTGTGCCTTTGGGTGcaaagtggaggtggaggtgctcAAGGGTCTCCTGAGGAGGCCTGCTCCGTTGCTACTTGGGGTGGTGGGACAGTTTCTGGTGATGCCTTTGTATGCGTATTGCTTGTCCGAACTGGCCTCCCTGCCCAAGGCACTCTCTCTAGGCCTGGTGATCACCTGCTCTGCCccggggggcggtgggggttaCCTCTACAGCCTGTTGCTAGGCGGCGACGTGACCCTTGCCATCTCCATGACGCTGGTCTCcacggtggtggcggcggcggccatgcCCCTGTCGTCGGCACTGTACGGCTGGCTGCTGGGCGTGCACGCCGCCCTGCACGTGCCCTTCATCAAGATCCTGGGCACCCTGCTCTTCATCGCCATCCCCATCTCGCTGGGCATGCTGGTGAAGCTGCGGCTGCCGGGACTCACCAGAGTCCTGCTGGCGCTCATCCGGCCCTTCAGCTTTGTGCTCATCGTGGGCGGCATCTTCATGGCCTATCAGATGGGCGCGTCCATCCTGGCCAACGTCCGGCCCCAGATAGTGGCGGCCGGGGTGACCGTGCCCATGTTCGGCCTGCTGGTCGGGGCGGCCCTGGCGAAGACGGCGGCGCTGGCGTTGCCACAGAGGAAGACGGTGAGCATCGAGGTGGGCGTCCAGAACAGCCTGCTGGCCCTCGCCGTCATGCAGCTGTCCTTCCAGCGGGCCGAGGCAGACTTTGCGTCGCAGGCACCCTTCATCGTGGCGCTCAGCAGCACCTCGGAGATGCTCCTCATCGTCCTGGGACACTTTGTGCACCGGAGGTTCTGCGGGACGGCCACCCCCAGGactgtcacctgattgtagccTAGTgggtgctgcccccccccctctccccctctgtcccctatTCCCCCCCGCCCGACACCTCCCAACCCCGATAACCTGTGTATGGATGTGGGCGCCCCATGTTTGGGGCGACCGTCCAGCTGCGCGAGGcgacatttatttaacaatcaaCTCTCCATCGGTCAGCGTTGTGCACATAGTGGCGGCTGGGCTTTACTTTGGAGGGTTCTTTTTCAGTGTTTTCATGTAAAACCAAAGGCCTTTTACCCTCCGAGCTGTTTTGTGTTCTTTTCCAGTATGTGCTTTTTAAACAAGATTGTACTGTGAGGTACTTGATGTGTCGATACACATGTGAAGAAAAATACTTATAAAGAAGATATTTTtctacaaatgtttttttttattttaaaaaacaacaaaaaaacattgatttgtaTCATGTTTACAAGTGGTCCAAGTGTCTTAGAAATGCAAATTTGAAAAAAGGAtaatctgttgttttttaaggaCGGGGAAATATGGATGTTTCAAAGTATCTGCTATTGATTGTGTTTTCTGGATACAGGAAATCTTGTACTTGAATATtgcaagaaaataaatgaaaaataaatgcattgaGAAAATCAgtttacagtagcctatgtcgCTGGGATATTGAAATGAATGCAAACTAAACTCTCTCGCTATCGTGGTTAGTTGGCGGCTTCACGACGAGATCTCCACAAAGCCTTGTTGGTAATCATCATTCTTGTTAGTCATTTTCGGTAAACTATTCACTGAATGCTTTCGACTTTTACAAACAAAAGCTGGAACAGTAAGATTGTGTGCACATCATTTAAAAGACTGGACACGCATTCCTTTGTCTGGCCAGAGGCCTTAACCAGGGAGCATTTTTTCATTACAGGAAGCATTTCTTTActtttcacctttttttttctctctcgttaAAAGCATAATGGCGGCCACCGGCACTAATTCTTCACACTAAGCTTTTGTAGTGGAAAAGTAAAGtgttaaaacatgtttttttttcccccttttgtGTGTGGCCGAACCCACCTTTCAACCAGACGCAAAACCTGCCTgactgaaggttgttggttttGCAGTGAAATCTGGTACCTTTTTATACCTTTCATCAAGGTGCCACAACATTTTATCCCTACAGTGGGCGATTACAATGCCTCTGAAGATGACCTGGTGATGGATTGCTAAAGAAGAATCTAATTCTAAACAGCAGAATGGCCTAGGTTTTACATAGTACAGTATACCAGGTTGCTGATTCAACATCCTGTCTGTTGGAAGTGCTGATGCaatgtcagtgtgtctgtgagttgGCTATAATCGTTGGGAgatataatacacacacaaacacaatatcgGGTGTAGACAAATTGGTAATCTGAACAACATGATCCCTAGTTACAGCAACAAAGCTACCCTATTATATTACTCATTGTAAGGATTCACACTTAACAATAACCCTTTACTTTGCTATCCTTTGTTGGTGCTTTGAAGTCAGTCATTCAGATTAATTTTAGACTCCTGTTTCACCTTGTTTACAATGTTGAAAGGAGCTGCTGGGGGGGAATGTTTTCCTCTTGTAGATTTTGGTATTGCATGCTGTAGCACAACACATAACCTTCGCCCCAGTTCAGTTCAGGGTGCTGGGTGCATGCACTAACTTTTGCTGCCTGTGAGCAACAAAGCTTGGCCCAGTTTGAAGCAGCTTATACAAGCGTCATTGTCCAATTGCCAACAGTTTTCTACCATCCTGTCCCCAGCTCTCCAGAAATTTGAATTGCAGTGAGACTGTAGGAATGTGAAATTATTTTTGGGTATTCATGCTAAAGGCATCGGGTAGTAGATGTCAGCTGCTGCACTATCAATTCCTTTGAGATAGGCATTAATGTGGTGGAAAGGGTTAAAGTAAATTCACACACATTTTGGAAGAGTTAGAGAAGCGTAGAGGTCCAGCTCTGAGCCAAAATGTAGCTTCCTGGATCATAGAGCTTTGTCGGGGGACGATGT encodes:
- the slc10a3 gene encoding P3 protein gives rise to the protein MRMLFAFCCLFLITGGADQVTTGKSPSNSDNTNVTADSDRRYIRIGDGSSHEFEFPENTNGVIVISSQYRSTNASRKGRESWKQTLSVHSLDPEVLSILNVTDGGRAGPVKSYIITIRSGLPGTAQLQIQLLDLDQDDAMSVLIEERTDYSIRVSTPGSEDASTLLIQPGGFSHFSENPVLFALLPLIFINKCAFGCKVEVEVLKGLLRRPAPLLLGVVGQFLVMPLYAYCLSELASLPKALSLGLVITCSAPGGGGGYLYSLLLGGDVTLAISMTLVSTVVAAAAMPLSSALYGWLLGVHAALHVPFIKILGTLLFIAIPISLGMLVKLRLPGLTRVLLALIRPFSFVLIVGGIFMAYQMGASILANVRPQIVAAGVTVPMFGLLVGAALAKTAALALPQRKTVSIEVGVQNSLLALAVMQLSFQRAEADFASQAPFIVALSSTSEMLLIVLGHFVHRRFCGTATPRTVT